TAATTAGTAAACATTCATTAAATAACCTCGGACAGTAGGCAAGACTAAAATGCTCATACAATGTACTATGCTTATTGCAtgtcgtaaaaggcgactgatGTGCTACTTTTCTCTTATacagttatttttattttatttttaagatatttgTATAGGCATTCTTTATACCTGCCCCACTCTTAAGATGTTGAAAAAATGGCCGACCATTGCGAAATAAAGCATTTCTTTGGTTTGGTTTACATTTGTGTAACGGCGTATTGACAGAAGGAGTCTTTTAGGAGCATATGCCATTCTATCGCTGAAGGTCGATCGAGATTCTAAGGTTTACAGATTGACAATTTCTTATTTGCTAAATGAGTTCGGTTTACTTTAATGCATATAGGGTGATCGACCAACTGTCTGTACCTGAAATGTAAATTGCGAGCTCGCGGTCAAGGTTATATTGTTATTCTCTATTTGCacgttacagagttatctgcccttgcgggcaGGTATTGCTTGTGATGTAATCAGTTTTCGAACTAACGTTATAATTTTAATATGAGTTTCGCTCAAGAATAATGGCTTCATTTTAGATACCTACCTACGAGGCGCCAAATGGGACACTTGTGATTTTGTACTCGAAATCAAATGTAGTgtagacaaaaatgaatttcgttcaacaaaaatgagttcatattaacaaaatttataacatatcacaaaaataagcTTTGTTATACCAACAATCAGTGGTTGAAAGTCATGAcgaaattcaatttttaaacaaaattcaattttgtgattCTGTCGTAACAAAATTACTTTCGTCTtacaaaaaatttttttattataataactCTTTTCCgtaatgacaaaaataaattttgttaaaaaaatatctttcagtagacaaaaatctttttttttcttacaaatttcatttttgtggaCAGAATTCAATTTCGTCTCGATAGAATTCATTTTCATCAGTTAAGTATGCAAATGAGTCCATGTTTGACCTTTACTTGTAAGCTGCTAACCGATTGGTTGAAACGCTTACAGTTCGCTCATTCTTTGGCGAAGGGTAACCAGACTTtacacaaaattgattttgattacaaaaagaTCCCAAAAGTCCCAATCGGCGCCCCGTACTACCCATAAGGGAAGAAAgtctataatatgcaaagatcgCGGCACCACAATgtgatattgtattatttaaattGAATATCAGGTATGATACATTAAACCCATAAATAGTTTAAAGTCGCGAATATCTCATTTAAATTTAACTTcatattgaaaatgtttaaatgaaaatttaaagtaATGTTTTTGAATAAATTGCGCGGTCTCCTGTACTTAATTTCTACCCTGTCTTTAAACTTAGTAATTTTTAATTGGTTGTCAAAACCttcatattgataaaaaacTTCAAAGAACATGAAAACAAATAGAGCGTATTGTATAAATGACTTCCTGTGTATGTGCTGTTTTAAGTCAGATATATTTATAACCAGTGTCGAGAATACACAGTATACATTCAATCACTGTTGCAGTTTCCCGGTTGCTTTTCATTTGTACATCAGACTATAGACTGGAGCGGTTGTTAAAAACATCCTGCTAATTATTTCTTCAGGATGACTGATGTTAAATTCCCTTTCTGTTAATGATGTAATATATCACTTACGGTATGTTTTAGTGTACAATTTCAgagtaattaaaaatgtaattatgttTCTGTCATGGTGCCTTGTTGTTGAACATAAATTGTTTACGCATGAATATAATTACACAATTAGTAAAACTTCCAATTACATCACAACCACGAACGTTTTATATTCTAGATtctgtatactgttagtttctCTCGGCTTACTTTATAATAAAATCTCTGCTTAGATATCAGTTTTGTTATTGAGGGCTGTTTaaggaataaaaatatatgaaaaagtatCATTTAATTAAGTATTCATAATATaagacattttctttaaaatttactGCTTGAAATTTTACCCAAGACATAAATTTGATACATCATCCTCGAAAAATATTTCAAGCgaagaaaaaaatcatggtGGAGAGTTTCCTCCACTCTTAGTCCTTACATGGTTCTAGAAGAAATAAGTTTACAGTTTTAAGGTAAAACTTAACCTTACTATGTGAAAATCCCAAAGTGATCAAATTATATACCGATTTCGTTATTCTGAGGCTGTTTCTGTTTTGAGTGACCGATCTAGTCTGAAATACCTCTCCATCCGCATTAATTGATACTATAGCTTTCTTGATCAATAAGCAAAGCCACTTAAGAGAATATTGTAAAACAGCTCAAAAGCGAGGCTATAAATGTGAAGACTAGAACACTACGTGATCCGTGTAGAAAAAAAGTAATTGCGGATTGACATCATAAAACATCTACTTTGTCCGTACTGCACTACTCTGGTGCCAATCAGTGGGGCGGTTACCATGTTGTTAGGGTCCAGAAATCAGTTACGTTAGACAGGTACGTAGAGTTTGATTTTCCTGTGTATCACGATCCTACTGTATTTCACGTCCTGAGTGTCACGTCGAACACCTCGGCTGATACATTATAGTTTATTATGTGTTTAAATGTGTAAGGACGTGCAACTAAAACTTGATTCTGGTCGGCGACGAAACAAACTTGTAGCACAATGTAGTGTGTAGTGTGAATTCATTGATTTCATTATGAAGACATGAACGGCAAAGCCTATGTTGAGAAACGAGATTTAAGTGATATATTTTGGACTTACATATTATAAGTTAATGCACCGATTGTGCCGAGCTCTTTAAACAAGAATAATACAAGaagatatattttaaacaattgGGATGCGTTTAGAATGTCTTAATCCGTTGCGTTCATCGCCTctttattgtacaatataatagTGAGACTTATTTATCATCTTCCGCAAGGAAAGTAACTATTATATCACATTAGAACATTCCGTAATTGTTCCATCAAAatgttataatgacgtcatgtagtTGTGATatgacatttgtttttttattgtattctATCACGTCCGTAGAGTATGTGTAATCAGTATTCTGTCACTTCCGTAGAATATGTGTAATCAGTATTCTGTCACTTCCGTAGAATATGTGTAATCAGTATTCTGTCACTTCCGTAGAATATGTGTAATCAGTATTCTGTCACTTCCGTTGCTAATGGGTGGTCAGTATTCTGTCACTTCCGTAGAATATGTATAATCAGTATTCTGTCACTTCCGTAGAATATGTGTAATCAGTATTCTGTCACTTCCATAGAATATGTGTAATCAGTATTCTGTCACTTCCGTTGctaatatgggtggtcagtatTCTGTCCATTTCGTTACTAATGGATATAAGTATTCTGTCACTCTCGTAGCTACTTGTGCAGCCAATATGTATTCAGTATTATATTACTTGTGTAGCCAATGTGTATTCAGTATTCTATAACTTGTGTAGCCAATGTATCTACCACTTGTGTGCCGATGTGTTTTCAGTTTTCTATCACTTGTGTGCCGATGTGTTTTCAGTATTCTATCACTTGTGTGccgatgttttttttaaatttttttttctatcactTGTGTGCCGATGTGTTTTCAGTATTCTATCACTTGTGTGCCGATGTGTTTTCAGTTTTCTGATTACTTTCGTTGCTAATTGGTAGTCAGTGTTCTGTAACTTCTATAGAATAGCCAGTATTCTGTCGCTTCTGTAGAATAGTCTGTATTCTGTCACTTCTGTAGAATAATCAGTATTTTGTCACTTCTGTAGAATATTCTGCATTCTGTCACCTATGTAGAATAGTCAGTATTTTGTCCCTTCTGTCGAATAGTCAGTATTTTATCACTTCTGTAGAATAGTCGGTATTTTATCACTTCTGTAGAATAGTCAGTATTTTGTCACTTCTGTAGAATAGTCAGTATTTTGTCACTTCTGTCGAATAGTCAGTATTTTGTCACTTCTGTCGAATAGTCAGTATTCTGTCACTTCTATAGAGTAGTCAGTATGCTGTGAAGTATTTATCAACATTCGAATCAGAAAGTTTATATATTAGCCGTTAATTGAAGCTTTTGAAGAAATGAATGAGTCAGAGatataatgaaattaattttcttcTTTCCTTGAACGACTATATATTATCAGATGCATCAATCTTATCGTTCGTTTCTTGGTTGAgtagaaaataaaaatctcaAATGTTCATATAAAACTTTGATGCTGTATTcgcaaaactaaaacaaacctggttttgtttttaattttatttcagtttgAGTTTATTTGGATTAAGACATTATACTTGGAGTATGTCCAACATCACGATTTATGATAATGTCAAACTTAATGAAACCCCTAAACAAAATGCCTATACGAAGAACATCTTGAAATACAGTAGTAATTTTCCTTTTGCATGCAAGGCAGATGCACACAATCATATCTTTTTCACTAACGTTATGCTGTggaatttgaaaatgattcatGATGCTGAAGAAGCAGACTAATTTGTTGTGTATTGTGATTACTGTCAGGAGAGACCTTCTATTACTGCACATCAGTGTCAGGAGAAACGGTTCGCCTTAGGTGAGAATGTCATGTAACAGCGGAAATGTGACATCAAGATATTCTCACCTCACCTAAAGACCCCAGTGGGACGCTGTGCCAGATGCATTCTGTCAACATGCTCCTTAAAATAAGACTTCCTCCTGGGGAGAAAAGTACAGATAGCATAGTAGATTATTTTAAAGAcgcatttaaaaaataataacgaTGAAATAACAATGAACGTacttaacattttatttgtgcATGTATGTGGTATGTCCAAAGTTTATtcatttgtgttcatttcagtGATTAAACGCAAACTTTTTTCTGTCATGTTACTTGAATGATCACACGAGAACGAGACAAGGGCGCTTTAAAATTCACTACTACAATACAGGTTTGTTGCATTCTTCGAAAGAGGTTAAGTATTCAAATAATGTCAAATGATAACCGAGAGACAGTACTGATGGCACTAAGTCATATAAAGCTGATACCGCAATATATCGACACACTCTTGCAAAACTCATAATGCTAGTTAAATTAACGTTGATGATAACAAAACACAGAAATCTCTCTGACGACACATTTAAACACGACAAGAATAGGTAAAAACAGtttaattttcttaatgttttttattgtttaacatATAACAACCTGTTCGCATACACAATTTAAACcgtatttgttttaatatcagTTTGACATACATATCGTTAATGATATGTACTAATTAATGAACATTTATAAAGTGGTCATTTCACTGATAGTAATAGAATTCAGTTTTTTCTATATAGttattaaaaaagttttttttattcatttacaaATTTGAAACCAATTGATAGAGAAAGAGATAAATACATGAGGCAATAGAATATCATTTTGTATGAATTGATGCTGAGACTTTATTTTTGCAATCCAAACAAAAATGCAAATACCCGATATCGGTTTTAAGATGTGAGTaatattttatgatgtttttaaaatatatccCTATTAATGAGTTGATAAGATAAATAGAAAACCTATAGaattttggtttgatttttttattggaGTACAGAGGTGGTAGAGTATCGGGAAAATCTATCAActaaatattgttatttctcatattaatcaattaatatcTCACAGAAAAATATGACTCTGAATGCCAAGATAGCTTGGATTCTACTATATATTAAGCTGTCTCGGTATCAAACAATAAATTGGCTATAGCGTAAATACGAAGGCGTAACTAAATATAAGAtgagtatataaatatacatgctGACCATGTGACGAAGCAATGGGGATATAAATGACAGCGTTAAATAGCCCAGGTTTATCACTGGCGAGCAAAGATTGATATCCTTAAGGTGACATTTATAGCGAGGGTTCTATATAAAACCAATACGCAGGTATTTCTCCTCACATTTTGGAGCTTTCGGGTGGACTGAAAGGCCATTTGTAGAGAAGTAGTTTTTTTTCGGCTTGAACACAGAGAACGCCACAACATGCTGGGGAAGTCTGTCCTACTGTTAGGATTACTGCTGGGAGTATGCACTGCACAGTTCAGATTTAGAGGTATGTTTCATTATTGCTTGCCATTTTGATTTCGGGAAAaaacagaatttaaaaaaagtgAAACTTAAATATCATGTTGGTGCCACTTTGTTACAACGGATAACAGTTTTcagttgttttttgtttttatttattttttgtttttattatttttttttttttttgtttgttgttattttgtttttttttttttttttttttgctttttttatgttaattttgaaAGATTCTAGATAACCTTTTTGTATTAGtttctttacattttttcttttttttttcttattttttctctttacatattgtacatatttgtCCAGATTTGAGTAAAGACATAATTTCTGGATTTGCTAAAAAgacatttcaatataaaaaaggTATTGCTACGACAAAAGAACATAGTGAACATTTATCTATTGACAGCGGAACGTTATGTTATGTAATCACAGTCTTTCATTGCAATCATATATTCATAAGTGTCTATCAgaaatgacgatattacatgtacatgtacctcatgtttttcattatttttttcgtcACAAATGTTGTTTCTTGCTACGATATGAGGAAAATTGATTTCTGAATATGTTATTGTGCATAAATTAGTTTCAATGAGGATAGGCCAACATTCTCTAAAACTCTCTCCCTAAGAATAATTCGTTAAAGGATAGTctaatacatgtagaatatataTACGCCTGGAGGTAATTCAAAACCTTATCCAATATAAGAGGGTGTATAAACGAAAACAATGAAAACTTGATGACATACAACTGAATcactttaaatattgtttttaatgtttttatttgttttattagcTTTTCTTCCGCTTTGTTTTTGCATTGATATAGATAACTATGTGCCAAATTATCAGTGTCAGCTCTTTGCTACTCGTTAAATCTTGGTAAGTAGAATTATGCATGCTAAGTACTGACAGTAAACAGGAGTATATTAATCAAATGTTATACAATCAGTATTACTTCATTATTTTTACTTCTACAAGAgtaaggttttttttctatctcattattattttcatcattttttctagaCGATCGGAATTTATAAGAATATAACACAAACGAAAATTGTATCTGAGCGGTaaagttgaaattaaaactatTCAAGGCAAATTACTTACTTCttaactaaaatattttttttcaaaaatgatcaAAACAATAAGAAGTTACTACAAAATTATACCGTTTCAAAACTTGAATGACGTGCGTGAATGAATCTGCTTTTATTTACATTGTGacacaactaatcatttatctATAATTTCATTGTTACAACAAACTGAAATTGAACATATTTAGTAAATATGTAATTAACCTATAGCAAGCAAAATGTTCAAATATGTTATGTCAAATCACATTTCGAACGACTAGGATCAAATCTTATCTTTAAAACCCCAAAGCTTGTTGAGATCCAACAGTTTCCGAAGAGCAGtcaagtatgaaaataaaacttggGAAATGAGGCATGGCCTTGGTCACGGCGTCAATGTTGATGACGGATGTTCGCTAAGGTTGTCAAACAGCATATTGCTGTGTGAACTGAACGTAGATAGAGTAAAAATAGCCAGGTCATCGACTAGATGAATGACTGAATGGTCACTACTGTCAGAAAGAGGTCAAAAAATCATCGCACTTGTCATCTAATGCGTGTCCACTGGCTCGTCAATGTCTTGGATGTCCTCTAGCTAACATATTGATGTTTACCCCTTGATACTTAACCTACCATTCCTATCATAAAGTATAGTCTCTGCTCATATTTATATGGTTTCCTAGTTTATCATCTCCAAATATCATGGAAAATTCCACgattttttttgtatcaaaacaataatgattACAAAAgaagtatatatacacatatatttttttattttcagttctGATATATGATAACTGATGTAACGAAATTATCTTTAACAGGTGCACCAAAACCGCCACCTCCGGGTGCGCCACCTGCTGGTGGGCCACCACCACCAGGTGCTCCACCTGCTGCAAGAGGTCCACCACCACCAGCTGCGCCACCTGCCGGAggaccaccaccaccaccagcTGCGCCACCAGCCGGAGGACCACCGCCACCACCAGCTGCCCCACCCGCCGGAGGACCACCACCACCAGCTGCCCCACCCGCCAGAGGACCACCACCACCAGCTGCCCCACCGGCCGGAGGACCACCACCACCAGCTGCACCAGCTGCCGCAagaccaccaccaccaccagcTGCACCAGCTGCCGCAGGACCACCACCACCTGCTGCTCCACCAGCTGCCCCAGTTCCCGCCGCTCTGGCACCATACACCATCCCTTCTGCTCCTCAACCTGTTGCCCCAGCTGCTCCCGCTCCAGCTGCCCCAGCTCCTGCACCTGTCGATCCATTCGCTCAGTACTGGTACGCACCTACTCCATACAACCCATACTACCAGCCGTTCTAtcaaccaccaccaccaccaccaagcCAATACTACTCATCATGCTCATGTGATTATGTAGATGATTGTCCCAAGGGAACCGTGGATCAAGGACAATGTGCTGACGGATCAAATTACTGCTGCGAATTGGAGAGTTAAGGTATTTCTCTTTTGCTGCATTATAAGTTGAAACTGAATGAAGAAATATCAATTAgataattttaaatgtaaatgttaagGGTCTCACGACTATGTAATTGATGGCAATCTATTTTATAAACCCCTTTTCAACATCGAACAATGAGAacattaatgtatatcaaatggcacaagataatattttgtttttattctttcaCATGCATGTTTGTTTCCCTTAGGTGCTGATGCCTGATGCCTGTACACATAACGTTTgttttttttcgttttgttGACGCCTTGTATTCGATGACGTCATGCCAGTCTTACGTTCCATTGTTAACGTAAGAATACTACAAGTTTAAAATCTTCATCAGCCTGGTTTAAAAGGTCTGTTGCGGAGATGTTTgttaataaaatcattttcaacagTGTGCTTTTCatatccattttttttattttattcttgtTTAGggatatatgtgtgttttatGTTTTCACGAATGTGATAAAAGTAACAGCTTGTTATACCGTGCGGTATGAAgagatactgtatataacacCTCACGATtcgttaattattattttacaaaattgagAACATTTATACATTCATTATTGTAGAGTTGATAGGTTAGTTATGTAATACGTCCTATCAGCGTCATTTAAAGGGATacgaacctaaataaaccatgaaaatttgattaaaatacctATTTATAACGTTTAGGATACCtcatttaatgaaatatatccgtttatttggaaataactcaaataaaaataattataatagaaattccaattttctttattttgaaccggccccgTTGAGTTTTGTTGACCGAATGCGATAAAAAATAGTAGAATTGAATTTTAACCACCTCCCACAATGGAGAAGTAGGcaaatataaatggatcgctgcAAGACAGCAGCAACTTCCCTCTTTAAACTTGCGTTATGTACATGTGGAATTAAGTCAAGAACCTCTCTTCGTGGTGCCCCGACGAATGAAACTCTCATTTGACTTTTGATCTATATCACTTATAcggtaaacatatttttataccGATTATTAATAAATATGCCTTATACTTCATATGTCAAcgatcgtaaattagaaaagcTTCTACGAATGTTGATAAGAATGTTACTTGAAGTGTCAGCAACTTTGTCGTTCATTATAGCCTCGCTTTCGACCAGCTTTTCGTTTTGTATtccaaaataaaagaatatgaCGGTACATTCTTAAATACTTTGGGTTGGTATTCACCACGTTTTCCAGTCggtttagataaccaatcattgtaataaaatcttgaaaaacatctgaaaataatatctaagcatacagaacaacttaaTTTGGGTTATTGTCCATTTAAGGGTAGCTTCGAAGTGAGTGTTTTTGGAGCTGCTGTGTATTGGTGATTACACTCCTAGTGATAATGAaacattatagtgctatctcgcTGAAGTATGCTGATAGAGAATGATGATAAATCACTTAAGTAGTTTttctatttgataataaaatacataattacatcTCCTGTAACGAGATGTAATTATGATCCTGATCTGAAACAAACTGAACTTCAAATGAAAAGGGTTTCAATGGTCAATGACGCAGGCAGGAATCGTCAGCAAAGAACTTCATTTTATAATCTATCAAAACAGGTCCAATGGCAGCAATATTAAACGCATTTTTTCAGACTGTAATTGTGGTTGGTATTCTATGATAACATAAACACTTTCCTGAAACTGAAATAAGGGTAAAGAAGGACAACTCGTCTTTGGAACATCTAGAGTAATGTCTCTCGGGCAAACACTGAATGTTTCCAGCAAAGAGTACTTTGTTTAATTATTACttagagaaaaacaaaaatgtatacacaatcaaaaattgataaaataagtCTTTAAATCATAACAACGacaatttgtgttttttattcCAGAGACTAACAATGAGAGCTAATTAATcgttaaatgacttcttgtacATCTGTTCTGAACTAACTGAAGACCGAAACATTACTTATCCTTCACAAAACAATAGCAGATAGGGTCAATCGCTGTGTAGCAAATAGTTACTTTGTTAAAAACCATATCAATTGCAGAAAAAAATAGATTTGTCATAGAAAATCGaacaaaacacatttaaatgatgttatgtcaaaatgacaacaaacaccattttttgaaaataaattaactgCTTACTTTTTTGTCGTGTATAATTGTCTAGTAACATCGGTATCACTTTAAATGGACATCTCTTGGGAAAAGGTTATTCTATATTTCATGAGCATATAGTTAAACATAGTTTTAcccaaaataaacatttcaacaCAAGAAACAAGAGCAGGATACCTTCTTTCCAATTACACGGTACAATGTGTATGATAAACCACGTGTCGGTGTAGAATAGGCCAGAGAAAACACAGCTATTGAGGACCGAACAGCCGATTGCCCGAGATAGGGCGTTTATTCTGACCTATTCTACATCAAAAAGTGGTTatcaaacttaaaaaaattCCCACCCCCTTTTGAACCCCAGCTAGTATTGCAACAATTCAACTATCCAACTGTTGGATAGTTGAATAGAACTTCATTGGTTACACATGTAAATCATGTTTATTCTATGgtctaataaatacatacaggTAAGGTTCATATATAGGTACACATATAGGTACACATATAGGTACACGTACATTCCATTTGCCATATCATAGTTTCATGGGCATCGAATCAGAATAGATTTAACATGCAGTTATACTATTATAGTGATAATCAATCATTAGTTACACACAATGATTCCAAAAAGTTTctgtgaaatttatttttttcttgtggATATCAAATGAAGATTTTAACATCGAAATACCTTGTTTTCAGTGATATTTATAATGAGGGAATCAAAGGAGTTAAAGTGTTCTTAGAATACAAATCATGATTGGGAACGAAACACACATTTAAAGAAGAGTTGCAAAAGATAACTGTAAAATTGGATATAATTCGACACCTTTATTATTCACTTATGGAGAGGACAgaccccgatttctcgaaacaaacttaagtcaaaaactgacttaagtcataaattttcatataaattacataaggagaaaatcttaagttttgactttagtctgcacttttgtttcgagaaatcggggccaggtgTCATGCAAACATAAAGGAAACTGTTCAGGATACTAAGACCTGGATTATTCAAAATGGAAATCGAACGTGACTTCATATAGAAATCATTGAtactaaaaaaaacattttggatAAGTACTAAGTGTTCTTTGTGCTTAAACAATCATTTAGAACACATGCATGGTACGAAGAGATAGTTATAAACAAAaatttcttttccttttttatttatttttttttatttgcaaaagttatttTTGGGGTTCATAACACACTTTTCTAACACACTAtctatacgtacatgtattgtatattttacttatATGATATGGCTACCTCAGTAAAATGGACCTTTGTTTCATGGTCTTTTGCTGTTGTCAATGCTTAAAAATCATGTATATTTATCACTAGATTGGAACTGTTGGATATTTGACTATCCAACGGTAATACTGTTGGTTAGTAACCTATCCAACTGACCATCATTGGATTGTGAAACTGTACATCTGTTGTACACTGTGGATGACGTCACagaaattttttaaattgagAATAACATATAATTGTAGGTGATGTGAAGCGATAGAAGATGAATGAAATCACTGGCAGGAACAATAAATTGCTAGTAAACATCAAGAAATAGTTATCTTTCTTGATGACATATATCTCTTCAGGGTTCTTCGCTAGAGATAGAAGAAGAATGTATCATCAAATCGCTAGGGATAGAAGAAGAATATATCATCAATTCGGTCTGGTTGAATGGAGTGTGATCATAGCCGAACCAGTTCGTGATGTCATCAGTCAAGCGTTTGTTTTCCTCTGGGAAGTTGT
The nucleotide sequence above comes from Argopecten irradians isolate NY chromosome 1, Ai_NY, whole genome shotgun sequence. Encoded proteins:
- the LOC138321967 gene encoding LOW QUALITY PROTEIN: basic proline-rich protein-like (The sequence of the model RefSeq protein was modified relative to this genomic sequence to represent the inferred CDS: inserted 3 bases in 2 codons); protein product: MLGKSVLLLGLLLGVCTAQFRFRGAPKPPPPGAPPAGGPPPPGAPPAARGPPPPAAPPAGGPXHHHQLRHQPEDHRHHQLPHPPEDHHHQLPHPPEDHHHQLPXPAGGPPPPAAPAAARPPPPPAAPAAAGPPPPAAPPAAPVPAALAPYTIPSAPQPVAPAAPAPAAPAPAPVDPFAQYWYAPTPYNPYYQPFYQPPPPPPSQYYSSCSCDYVDDCPKGTVDQGQCADGSNYCCELES